Proteins encoded within one genomic window of Streptomyces sp. NBC_00523:
- a CDS encoding roadblock/LC7 domain-containing protein codes for MTAPNAAEADTARQGSGELNWLLDELVARVASIRKALVLSSDGLPTGASKDLTREDSEHLAAVASGFHSLAKGVGRHFDAGRVRQTVVELDEAFLFVTAAGDGSCLAVLAESESDVGQVAYEMTLMVKRVGSHLANAPRTAGQPSGG; via the coding sequence ATGACCGCACCGAACGCCGCCGAAGCCGACACCGCACGCCAGGGGTCCGGCGAACTCAACTGGCTCCTCGACGAACTCGTCGCGCGCGTCGCCAGCATCCGCAAGGCGCTGGTGCTCTCCAGCGACGGCCTGCCCACCGGCGCGTCCAAGGACCTGACGCGGGAGGACAGCGAGCACCTGGCCGCCGTCGCCTCCGGTTTCCACAGCCTGGCCAAGGGCGTCGGCCGCCACTTCGACGCGGGCAGGGTCCGCCAGACCGTCGTGGAGCTGGACGAGGCGTTCCTCTTCGTCACGGCGGCCGGCGACGGCAGCTGCCTCGCCGTCCTGGCCGAATCCGAGTCGGACGTGGGGCAGGTGGCGTACGAGATGACGCTCATGGTCAAGCGCGTGGGCAGCCACCTGGCCAACGCGCCCCGGACGGCCGGTCAGCCCTCCGGGGGGTGA
- a CDS encoding M15 family metallopeptidase: MTAIATAFRALAATAAALLAVTVTAPVAQARPEPKAPREFVSLRSVDPTILQEMRYPTAHDFMGEPVDGYRQPLCILTRPAAEALHRAQLRLLRQGYSLKVYDCYRPQRAVDHFVRWAKDLNDETMKGEFYPRVDKSRLFADGYIAEKSGHSRGSTVDLTLVRLPAAPTRPYRPSEKLVPCYAPRADRFPDNSVDMGTGFDCFDTLSHTDDPRIQGVQRANRQFLKKTLTEAGFVNLAEEWWHYTFQPETFPDTYFDFPVARGPVAGH; the protein is encoded by the coding sequence ATGACAGCCATCGCGACCGCTTTCCGTGCCCTGGCGGCCACCGCCGCCGCCCTGCTCGCCGTGACCGTCACCGCCCCGGTGGCGCAGGCGAGGCCCGAGCCGAAGGCGCCCCGGGAGTTCGTCTCGCTGCGTTCGGTGGACCCCACGATCCTCCAGGAGATGCGCTACCCGACCGCCCACGACTTCATGGGCGAGCCCGTGGACGGCTACCGGCAGCCGCTCTGCATCCTGACCCGGCCGGCCGCCGAGGCCCTGCACCGCGCGCAGCTCCGGCTGCTGCGGCAGGGCTATTCGCTGAAGGTGTACGACTGTTACCGCCCGCAGCGGGCCGTCGACCACTTCGTGCGGTGGGCGAAGGACCTGAACGACGAGACGATGAAAGGTGAGTTCTATCCCCGCGTCGACAAGTCCCGGCTCTTCGCGGACGGTTACATCGCGGAGAAGTCCGGGCACAGCCGGGGCAGCACCGTGGACCTGACGCTCGTACGGCTTCCTGCAGCGCCGACCAGGCCGTACCGCCCGAGCGAGAAGCTGGTGCCGTGCTACGCGCCGCGGGCCGACCGTTTCCCCGACAACTCCGTGGACATGGGCACCGGGTTCGACTGCTTCGACACGCTCTCGCACACCGATGATCCCCGGATCCAGGGGGTGCAGCGCGCCAACCGGCAGTTCCTGAAGAAGACGCTCACCGAGGCCGGCTTCGTGAATCTCGCCGAGGAATGGTGGCACTACACCTTCCAGCCCGAGACGTTCCCCGACACCTATTTCGACTTCCCGGTGGCCCGCGGGCCGGTCGCCGGGCACTGA
- a CDS encoding DUF962 domain-containing protein — MSQQTFDSYEEFWPYYVAMHSRAATRWVHLTGTLTGLALSAYGLARGRKRYLAALPLIGYGTAWPAHFLIEKNNPATFGHPAWSLRGDAQMIRMMLAGRDHELAQTAEKWLAENDRL, encoded by the coding sequence ATGTCACAGCAGACGTTCGATTCGTACGAAGAGTTCTGGCCGTACTACGTCGCGATGCACTCGCGGGCCGCGACCCGGTGGGTGCATCTCACCGGCACCCTGACCGGGCTCGCCCTCAGCGCGTACGGGCTGGCGCGCGGCCGGAAGCGGTATCTGGCCGCGCTGCCGCTCATCGGCTACGGCACGGCCTGGCCCGCGCACTTCCTCATCGAGAAGAACAACCCGGCCACCTTCGGCCACCCGGCCTGGTCGCTGCGCGGTGACGCGCAGATGATCCGGATGATGCTGGCCGGGCGCGACCACGAGCTGGCGCAGACCGCTGAGAAGTGGCTCGCGGAGAACGACAGGCTCTAG
- a CDS encoding sensor histidine kinase, producing MRFRGKSIRRKIVALLVVPLVSLTALWGFATYLTGREAGKLLGASTVVEKVGHPLEDTVRVIQSERRQTLVFLADPRASDALPVLRRQRAATDRVVAEVRESAGQKDIRDALGATAETQLGSILGAVEGLDALRDSVDKRTIGRLKAMTYYNRLIDPCYRFLTGLHTMENVSMDRQVRALTGLSRAREMLSREDALVASGLLAGRLTAPELRQISDLVAQRGLLYETNLDLLPASERRRVQEYWQGPDSEPLRSAEDGIISRGPTSSPRTADAARWQEVAPAALERLANDSTEMNNRFNDRGKPAGYGILIKAGIAGVLGFLALVVSVFVSVRIGRELVRDLTRLRKDAHEVAGVRLPSVMRRLASGEQVDVETESPHLSYERDEIGQVGQALNTLQRAAVEAAVKQADMRRGVSEVFVNLARRNQVLLHRQLTLLDTMERRTENTDELADLFRLDHLTTRMRRHAEGLVILSGAAPSRQWRKPIQLMDVVRAAVAEVEDYERIEVRRLPRIGVGGPAVADLTHLIAELLENATVFSPPHTAVQVHGERVANGFTLEIHDRGLGMPPDVLLDANLRLAETPEFELSDTDRLGLFVVSRLAQRQNVRVSLQTSPYGGTTAVVFLPAALLTDAPESHGTGFRLDRRAEKALAGSTPDGDTRRPEADDSVPGRPSGLSPVPTGLVDPALLNGPVELEGDEPLDFTRDPVLEAVAGPGLDSVLDGVADLEDTESERGGIFRARALRREGEREQHQQAPDDGVRALHPEGVRPLPRRRRPPTLVTDRGRRVDGGGRAHPAPEDREPARPVDREPGREPARPVDRSPAVPAPRAPEPASETVGGLPRRVRQASLAPQLREGPDARTARPAPVESADDIERDAEEVRSRMASLQRGWQRGRQENAEDPTGPGDTAPGTTPGGDGP from the coding sequence ATGCGCTTTCGCGGAAAGTCCATCCGCAGGAAGATCGTGGCGTTGCTCGTGGTGCCTCTCGTATCGCTCACCGCCCTCTGGGGATTCGCCACCTATCTCACCGGGCGCGAGGCAGGGAAACTGCTCGGCGCGAGCACCGTCGTGGAGAAGGTCGGCCACCCGCTGGAGGACACCGTCCGGGTCATCCAGAGCGAGCGCCGCCAGACCCTGGTCTTCCTCGCCGACCCGCGCGCCTCCGACGCCCTGCCCGTACTGCGCCGACAGCGCGCCGCCACCGACCGGGTCGTGGCCGAGGTCCGCGAGAGCGCCGGGCAGAAGGACATCCGCGACGCACTCGGCGCCACCGCGGAAACGCAGCTCGGCTCAATACTCGGCGCCGTCGAAGGACTCGACGCCCTGCGCGACTCCGTCGACAAACGCACCATCGGCCGGCTCAAGGCGATGACCTACTACAACCGCCTGATCGACCCCTGCTACCGATTCCTCACCGGCCTGCACACCATGGAGAACGTCTCCATGGACCGGCAGGTCCGCGCACTGACCGGCCTGTCCCGCGCCCGCGAAATGCTCTCCCGGGAAGACGCCCTGGTCGCCTCCGGACTCCTCGCCGGCCGCCTCACCGCCCCCGAACTGCGCCAGATATCCGACCTCGTCGCCCAGCGCGGCCTGCTCTACGAGACCAACCTCGACCTCCTCCCCGCCTCCGAACGCCGCCGCGTCCAGGAGTACTGGCAGGGACCGGACAGCGAACCGCTGCGCTCCGCCGAGGACGGGATCATCTCCCGCGGCCCCACCAGCAGTCCGCGCACCGCCGACGCCGCCCGCTGGCAGGAGGTCGCCCCGGCCGCCCTGGAACGGCTGGCCAACGACTCGACGGAGATGAACAACCGCTTCAACGACCGGGGCAAGCCCGCCGGCTACGGCATCCTGATCAAGGCGGGCATCGCCGGCGTCCTCGGCTTCCTCGCCCTCGTCGTCTCCGTCTTCGTCTCCGTACGCATCGGCCGCGAGCTCGTACGTGACCTCACCCGGCTCCGCAAGGACGCCCACGAGGTCGCCGGCGTCCGGCTGCCGAGCGTGATGCGCCGCCTCGCCTCGGGCGAACAGGTCGACGTGGAGACCGAGTCCCCGCACCTGAGTTACGAGCGCGACGAGATCGGCCAGGTCGGCCAGGCCCTCAACACCCTGCAACGCGCCGCCGTCGAGGCCGCCGTCAAACAGGCCGACATGCGCCGCGGCGTCTCCGAGGTCTTCGTCAACCTCGCCCGCCGCAACCAGGTCCTGCTCCACCGCCAGCTCACGCTCCTGGACACCATGGAGCGCCGCACCGAGAACACCGACGAACTCGCCGACCTCTTCCGCCTCGACCACCTCACCACCCGCATGCGCCGGCACGCCGAGGGCCTGGTGATCCTCTCCGGCGCCGCCCCCTCCCGGCAGTGGCGCAAGCCGATCCAGCTGATGGACGTGGTCCGGGCCGCCGTCGCCGAGGTCGAGGACTACGAACGCATCGAGGTCCGACGGCTGCCCCGGATCGGCGTCGGCGGCCCGGCCGTCGCCGACCTCACCCACCTGATCGCCGAACTCCTGGAGAACGCCACGGTGTTCTCGCCCCCGCACACCGCGGTCCAGGTGCACGGCGAGCGCGTCGCCAACGGCTTCACCCTGGAGATCCACGACCGGGGCCTCGGCATGCCCCCCGACGTCCTGCTCGACGCCAACCTCCGGCTCGCCGAGACCCCCGAGTTCGAGCTGTCCGACACGGACCGCCTCGGCCTCTTCGTGGTCAGCCGGCTCGCCCAGCGGCAGAACGTCCGGGTCTCCCTCCAGACCTCCCCGTACGGCGGCACCACCGCCGTCGTCTTCCTCCCCGCCGCCCTCCTCACCGACGCCCCCGAATCGCACGGCACCGGCTTCCGCCTCGACCGCCGGGCCGAGAAGGCCCTCGCCGGCAGCACGCCGGACGGCGACACCCGGCGCCCGGAGGCCGACGACTCGGTGCCGGGGCGGCCGAGCGGCCTCTCCCCGGTCCCCACCGGCCTGGTCGACCCGGCCCTGCTCAACGGCCCCGTCGAGCTGGAGGGCGACGAACCGCTGGACTTCACCCGCGACCCGGTCCTCGAAGCGGTGGCCGGCCCCGGGCTCGACTCCGTGCTCGACGGGGTCGCCGACCTGGAAGACACCGAGAGCGAACGCGGCGGCATCTTCCGCGCCCGCGCCCTGCGCCGCGAGGGCGAGCGCGAGCAGCACCAGCAGGCCCCCGACGACGGGGTGCGCGCCCTGCACCCCGAGGGCGTCCGGCCGCTGCCCCGCAGGCGCCGCCCGCCGACGCTGGTCACCGACCGCGGCCGCCGGGTCGACGGGGGAGGCCGCGCCCACCCCGCACCCGAGGACCGCGAGCCCGCCCGCCCGGTGGACCGCGAGCCGGGCCGCGAGCCCGCCCGCCCGGTGGACCGCAGCCCCGCCGTCCCCGCGCCCCGTGCGCCCGAGCCCGCCTCCGAAACCGTCGGCGGCCTGCCCCGCCGCGTCCGGCAGGCCAGCCTCGCCCCGCAGCTGCGCGAGGGACCGGACGCCCGTACGGCGCGGCCCGCTCCGGTGGAGAGCGCCGACGACATCGAACGGGACGCCGAAGAGGTACGCAGCCGTATGGCTTCGCTCCAGCGTGGCTGGCAGCGCGGCCGCCAGGAGAACGCCGAGGACCCGACGGGCCCCGGCGACACCGCACCAGGAACCACTCCGGGAGGGGACGGTCCATGA
- a CDS encoding DUF742 domain-containing protein: MSAASPGSPETPERPRTPRWYDDDAGPVVRPYAMTRGRTSSASRHRLDLIAIVVPEPAADDPDNDQLLTPEHVEILGLCGELPQSIAELASSLDLPVGVVRVLVGDLVDDELVHVTRPVPPAELPDVNILREVINGLRAL, from the coding sequence ATGAGCGCCGCATCGCCCGGCTCCCCGGAGACCCCGGAAAGGCCGCGGACCCCGCGCTGGTACGACGACGACGCGGGGCCCGTCGTCCGCCCCTACGCGATGACCCGCGGGCGCACCAGCAGCGCGTCCCGCCACCGCCTCGACCTGATCGCGATCGTCGTGCCCGAACCCGCGGCCGACGACCCGGACAACGACCAGCTGCTCACCCCGGAACACGTCGAGATCCTCGGACTCTGCGGTGAGCTGCCCCAGTCGATCGCCGAGCTCGCCTCGTCCCTGGACCTGCCCGTGGGCGTGGTACGGGTGCTGGTCGGCGATCTCGTGGACGACGAGCTGGTCCACGTGACCCGTCCCGTTCCGCCGGCCGAGCTGCCGGACGTGAACATTCTCCGTGAGGTGATCAATGGCCTTCGGGCGCTCTAG
- a CDS encoding GTP-binding protein, translating into MAFGRSSRSRRPVEPVTLKILVAGGFGVGKTTLVGAVSEIRPLRTEERLTEAGRPVDDLDGVEGKTTTTVAMDFGRITLREDLVLYLFGTPGQDRFWFLWDELAQGALGAVVLADTRRLADCFAAVDYFERREIPFAVAVNCFEGADLFPEATVRAALDLDPQVPLLMCDARDRASARDVLVAVVEHALARADRPREPVTT; encoded by the coding sequence ATGGCCTTCGGGCGCTCTAGCCGCAGCAGGCGGCCCGTGGAGCCCGTCACCCTCAAGATCCTGGTGGCGGGCGGCTTCGGCGTCGGCAAGACGACGCTGGTGGGCGCGGTCAGCGAGATCAGGCCGCTGCGCACGGAGGAACGGCTGACCGAGGCGGGCCGTCCGGTGGACGACCTGGACGGCGTCGAGGGGAAGACCACGACGACCGTGGCCATGGACTTCGGGCGGATCACGCTCCGCGAGGACCTGGTGCTGTACCTCTTCGGCACGCCGGGACAGGACCGGTTCTGGTTCCTCTGGGACGAGCTGGCGCAGGGCGCGCTGGGCGCGGTCGTGCTCGCGGACACCCGGCGCCTGGCCGACTGCTTCGCGGCCGTCGACTACTTCGAGCGCCGCGAGATCCCGTTCGCCGTCGCCGTCAACTGCTTCGAGGGCGCGGACCTGTTCCCGGAGGCGACGGTACGGGCCGCACTCGACCTGGACCCGCAGGTGCCGCTCCTGATGTGCGACGCGCGGGACCGGGCCTCGGCCCGGGACGTGCTGGTGGCCGTGGTCGAACACGCCCTGGCCCGCGCGGACCGTCCACGCGAGCCCGTCACCACCTAG